In a genomic window of Phragmites australis chromosome 14, lpPhrAust1.1, whole genome shotgun sequence:
- the LOC133890580 gene encoding coatomer subunit gamma-2-like: MAQPLVVKKDDDLDEEEYYSPFLGIEKGAVLQEARVFHDPQLDARRCCQVITKLLYLLNQGDTFTKVEATEVFFATTKLFQSKDAGLRRMVYLMIKELSPSADEVIIVTSSLMKDMNSKTDMYRANAIRVLCRIIDSTLLTQIERYLKQAIVDKNPVVASAALVSGIYLLQTSPEVVKRWSNEVQEAVQSRVALVQFHALALLHQIRQNDRLAVSKLVTGLTRGSVRSPLAQCLLVRYTSQVIRESGVNQGGDRPFFDFLESCLRNKAEMVILEAARAITELNGVTSRELTPAITVLQLFLSSSKPVLRFAAVRTLNKVASTHPLAVTNCNIDMENLISDQNRSIATLAITTLLKTGNESSVDRLMKQMTNFMSDIADEFKIVVVEAIRSLCLKFPLKYRSLMNFLSNILREEGGFEYKKAIVDSIIILIRDIPDAKESGLFHLCEFIEDCEFTYLSTQILHFLGNEGPKTSDPSKYIRYIYNRVILENATVRAGAVSTLAKFGALIDSLKPRIFILLRRCLFDGDDEVRDRATFYLKLLGGEAAVGEAEKDVNEFLFGSLDVPLVNLEISLRSYEPSDIPFDISSVPKEMKSQPLAEKKATGKKPTGPVSAVSGPVPTVDASYEKLLSSIPEFAGLGKLFKSSAPVELTEAETEYSVNVVKHIYDEHVVLQYNCTNTIPEQLLEEVVVFVDASEADEFSELVSKPLRSLPYDSPGQTFVAFEKPEGVPATGKFSNILKFIVKEVDPSTGEAEDDGVEDEYQLEDLELVSADYMLKVGVSNFRNAWESMDPEAERVDEYGLGARESLAEAVSAVISILGMQPCEGTDVVPSNSRSHTCLLSGIFIGNVKVLVRMSFGITASKEVAMKLAVRSDDPEISDKIHEIVANG, translated from the exons ATGGCGCAGCCGCTCGTCGTGAAGAAGGACGACGACCTCGACGAGGAAG AGTACTACTCGCCGTTCCTCGGCATCGAGAAGGGCGCTGTCCTGCAGGAGGCACGCGTCTTCCACGACCCCCAGCTCGACGCACGACGATGCTGCCAG GTTATCACCAAGCTCCTGTACCTGCTCAACCAGGGCGACACCTTTACCAAG GTGGAGGCCACTGAGGTCTTCTTCGCAACTACCAAGTTGTTTCAATCCAAGGATGCGGGGCTTAGGAGGATGGTGTACCTCATGATCAAGGAACTCTCGCCTTCGGCGGATGAG GTTATCATAGTGACGAGCTCTTTGATGAAGGACATGAATAGCAAAACTGATATGTATCGTGCGAATGCCATAAGGGTTCTTTGCCGTATCATTGATTCAACTCTTCTCACCCAAATTGAGAGGTACTTGAAGCAAGCCATTGTTGATAAGAATCCTGTTGTTGCCAGTGCAGCCCTTGTTAGTGGCATCTACCTTCTTCAG ACAAGCCCGGAAGTCGTGAAGAGATGGAGCAATGAGGTTCAGGAGGCTGTACAGTCAAGAGTTGCTCTTGTTCAGTTTCACGCCCTTGCTCTTCTTCACCAA ATTAGACAAAATGACCGGTTGGCTGTCAGCAAGCTTGTCACTGGTTTGACCAGGGGTTCAGTTCGCTCACCTCTGGCGCAGTGCCTACTTGTTCGATACACTAGTCAG GTGATTAGAGAGTCTGGCGTGAACCAAGGCGGAGATCGTCCTTTCTTTGATTTCCTGGAGTCCTGTCTCCGGAACAAAGCAGAAATGGTCATACTTGAGGCTGCAAGAGCAATAACTGAACTAAATGGCGTCACAAGCCGCGAGCTTACACCTGCAATTACCGTGCTGCAGTTGTTCTTAAGTTCATCCAAACCTGTTCTCAGATTTGCTGCTGTTCGCACACTTAATAAG GTTGCATCAACTCATCCTTTGGCTGTCACGAATTGTAACATAGACATGGAGAACTTAATCTCTGATCAGAACAGGAGCATTGCAACCCTTGCAATTACAACACTGCTGAAGACAGGCAACGAGTCAAGTGTTGATCGTTTAATGAAACAGATGACCAACTTTATGTCAGACATAGCTGATGAATTCAAGATTGTTGTGGTAGAAGCAATAAGATCCTTGTGCTTGAAGTTCCCCCTGAAATATCGCTCACT GATGAACTTTTTGAGTAACATCCTACGGGAAGAGGGTGGATTCGAATACAAGAAAGCTATTGTTGATTCAATTATCATTCTCATTAGAGACATTCCTGATGCAAAGGAAAGTGGTTTATTTCACTTATGTGAATTCATAGAAGACTGTGAGTTCACCTATTTGTCCACTCAG ATACTTCATTTTTTGGGAAATGAAGGCCCCAAAACATCAGATCCCAGTAAATACATACGTTACATATACAATAGGGTGATACTTGAAAATGCTACAGTTCGAGCTGGTGCAGTAAGCACATTGGCAAAGTTCGGCGCGTTGATTGACTCACTCAAG CCACGCATATTTATCCTTCTGAGGCGTTGCCTGTTTGATGGCGATGATGAG gtgCGTGACAGAGCGACCTTTTATCTCAAATTGTTAGGTGGGGAAGCTGCAGTTGGTGAGGCTGAGAAGGATGTAAATGAATTTCTATTTGGTTCACTTGATGTTCCACTAGTAAACCTGGAGATCAGCCTGCGGAGTTAT GAACCTTCAGACATACCTTTTGATATTTCATCTGTTCCGAAGGAGATGAAATCACAACCCCTTGCTGAAAAAAAGGCTACAGGCAAGAAACCAACAGGCCCAGTGTCTGCTGTCAGTGGCCCTGTTCCTACTGTTGATGCATCATATGAGAAGCTTCTTTCATCCATTCCTGAATTTGCTGGTTTAGGAAAGCTGTTTAAG TCATCAGCTCCTGTAGAATTGACTGAAGCTGAGACTGAATATTCAGTCAATGTTGTGAAGCATATTTATGATGAACATGTTGTGCTCCAATACAACTGTACCAATACAATTCCTGAACAGTTGCTTGAAGAG GTGGTGGTTTTTGTTGATGCTTCTGAGGCTGATGAATTTTCAGAACTTGTGTCGAAGCCTTTAAGATCTTTACCTTATGATTCACCTGGACAGACCTTTGTGGCTTTTGAAAAGCCAGAAGGTGTCCCTGCCACCGGCAAGTTCTCGAATATACTGAAATTCATTGTTAAGGAG GTTGATCCATCCACAGGTGAAGCTGAGGATGATGGTGTTGAGGACGAGTACCAGCTAGAAGATCTTGAACTTGTTTCTGCTGATTATATGTTGAAGGTGGGAGTTTCCAACTTCCGAAATGCTTGGGAAAGCATGGATCCAGAAGCCGAGCGGGTTGATGAGTACGGGCTTGGAGCCAGGGAGAGCTTGGCCGAGGCTGTTAGTGCTGTTATAAGCATCCTCGGCATGCAGCCTTGCGag GGAACTGATGTGGTTCCAAGCAATTCAAGGTCGCACACATGTCTGCTCTCTGGCATCTTCATTGGCAATGTCAAAGTCTTAGTGAGAATGTCATTTGGAATTACGGCATCAAAGGAGGTGGCCATGAAGCTAGCGGTTAGATCTGATGACCCGGAGATCAGTGACAAGATCCACGAAATTGTTGCAAATGGCTAA